One Hypanus sabinus isolate sHypSab1 unplaced genomic scaffold, sHypSab1.hap1 scaffold_337, whole genome shotgun sequence genomic region harbors:
- the LOC132388509 gene encoding zinc finger protein 229-like has translation MAHQRVHTGEKPFTCSVCGKGFTQSSTLLVHQRVHSGEKPFTCSVCGKGFTQSSNLQRHQRVHTGERPFTCSLCGKGFTQSFDLMAHQWVHTEEKPFPCSVCGKGFTLSSNLQRHQRAHTGQKLFTCSVCGKGFTQSSNLQRHQRVHTGERPFTCSVCGKTFTHLSNLWNHQRVHTGERPFTCSVCGQTFTNLFSLQRHQRVHTGERPFTCSVCGKGFTRSSTLQSHQRVHTGERPFTCSVCWRGFNMSSDLRSHQRVHTGERPFTCSVCGKGFTLSSNLLVHQQIHTGEKPFTCSVCGKGFTQSSTLLVHQQIHTGEKPFTCSVCGKEFTQSSTLLVHQRVHTGEKPFTCSVCGKGFTLSSTLLVHQRVHTGEKPFTCSVCGKGFTRSFTLKSHQRIHTAEKQFTCSVCGKGFTQSSTLLVHQQIHTGEKPFTCSVCGKGFTQSSTLLVHQRVHTGEKPFTCSVCGKGFTLSSTLLVHQRVHTGEMPFTCSVCGKGFTRSFTLKSHQRIHTAE, from the coding sequence atggctcaccagcgggttcacactggggagaagccattcacctgctcagtctgtgggaaaggattcactcagtcatctaccctactggtacatcagcgagttcactctggggagaagcctttcacctgctcagtctgtggaaagggattcactcagtcatccaacctacagagacatcagcgagttcatactggggagaggccgttcacctgctcactctgtgggaagggattcactcagtcatttgacctaatggctcaccagtgggttcacactgaggagaagccattcccctgctcagtctgtgggaaaggattcactctgtcatccaacctacaaagacatcagcgagctcacactgggcagaagctgttcacctgctcagtgtgtggaaagggattcactcagtcatccaacctacagagacatcagcgagttcacactggggagaggccattcacctgctcagtctgtgggaagaccttcactcatttatccaacctatggaatcatcagcgagttcacactggggagaggccgttcacctgctcagtctgtgggcagACATTCACTAATTTattcagcctacagagacatcagcgagttcacactggagagaggccattcacctgctcagtctgtgggaaaggattcactcggtcatccaccctacagagtcatcagcgagttcacactggggagaggcctttcacctgctcagtgtgttgGAGAGGATTCAATATGTCATCTGACTTacggagtcaccagcgagttcacactggggagaggccgttcacctgctcagtctgtgggaaaggattcactctgtcatccaacctactggtacatcagcaaattcacactggggagaagccgttcacctgctcagtctgtgggaaaggattcactcagtcatctaccctactggtacatcagcaaattcacactggggagaagccgttcacctgctcagtctgtgggaaagaattcactcagtcatctaccctactggtacatcagcgagttcacactggggagaagccattcacctgctcagtctgtgggaaaggattcactctgtcatctaccctactggtacatcagcgagttcacactggggagaagccgttcacctgctcagtctgtgggaagggattcactcgatcattcaCCCTAAAgagtcatcagcgaattcacactgcggagaagcagttcacctgctcagtctgtgggaaaggattcactcagtcatctaccctactggtacatcagcaaattcacactggggagaagccattcacctgctcagtctgtgggaaaggattcactcagtcatctaccctactggtacatcagcgagttcacactggggagaagccgttcacctgctcagtctgtgggaaaggattcactctgtcatctaccctactggtacatcagcgagttcacactggggagatgccgttcacctgctcagtctgtgggaagggattcactcgatcattcaCCCTAAAgagtcatcagcgaattcacactgcggAGTag
- the LOC132388508 gene encoding gastrula zinc finger protein XlCGF8.2DB-like, whose product MDSLSYLNWKRPFTCSKCGKGFTDPSNLQRHQRVHTGEKPFTCSECGKEFTELSNLQSHQRVHTGEKPFTCSECGKGFTDSSTLQSHQRVHTGEKPFTCSECGKGFTHLSNLRRHQRVHTGEKPFTCSECGKGFSESSTLLVHQRKPFTCSVCGKRFTDPSNLQSHQRVHTGEKPFTCSECGKGFAQSSQLLSHQRVHTDERPFPCSVCGKRFTHSSTLQRHQRVHTGEKPFTCSVCGKRFTRSSDLQSHHRIHTGKKPFTCSECGKRFTHSSTLQNHQRVHTGERAFPCSVCGKRFTRSSTLQRHQQVHNGEWPLL is encoded by the exons atggattcactcagttatctcaaTTGGAAG aggcctttcacctgctcaaaatgtggaaaaggattcactgatccatccaacctacagagacatcaacgagttcacactggggagaagccattcacctgctcagaatgtgggaaagaattcactgagttatccaacctgcagagtcaccagcgagttcacactggggagaagccgttcacctgctcagagtgtgggaaaggattcactgattcatccaccctacagagtcatcagcgagttcacactggagagaagccgttcacctgctcagaatgtgggaaagggttcactcatttatccaacctacggagacaccagagagttcacactggggagaagccattcacctgctcagaatgtgggaaaggattcagtgagtcaTCCACCCTattggtacatcagcga aagccgttcacctgctcagtctgtgggaagagattcactgatccatccaacctacagagtcatcagcgagttcacactggggagaagccattcacctgttcagaatgtgggaagggatttgcacagtcatcccaactactgagtcatcagcgagttcatactgatgAGAGACCATtcccctgctcagtctgtggaaagagattcacacattcatccaccctacagagacaccagcgagttcacactggggagaagccattcacctgctcagtctgtgggaagagattcactcggtcatctgacctacagagtcatcatcgaattcacactgggaagaagccgttcacttgctcagaatgtgggaagagattcactcattcatccaccctacagaatcaccagcgagttcacactggggagagggcaTTCCCCTGCTCagtatgtgggaagagattcactcgctcttccaccctgcagagacatcagcaagttcacaatggggagtggccattgttatga